In Actinomycetes bacterium, the genomic window GTCCTCAGCCGGCCATCGCCTCAATTGGCATGCCGGCCCACCCGGATCCAGTACCAGGGCAGCGCGAGCAGGTTCGGAGCTGAAACGGCCACCAGTAGGGCAATCGTGGTTGTCCCGGGGTCGGCCATCAGGACGATCGGCAAGATCATGGAAGCAAGCAGCAGGCCGAGCAGCGGCAGGCGAATCGCGTAGTTGCGATACCGACCGGACAACGTCAGGAGGCCGCCGCTCGTGGGCAAGAGCGCTCCGGCCCTCGTGGTCCCCGCACGATGGCATCCGCGTTGGGAACCAGCATCACCGATGCGGCGATCAGCCAGGACATGGCGAGCTTCATGCCACGAAGCCAGACGGAACCGGTGACAGCGCCGCGTTCACCCCCTCGATCATTCATCTGTCCGGGCTCCCTGGAGTTGCACAGCCAGCAGCAACCACGGCTGGTCCGCGCCCTGCTTGTCGGCTGGATCGTTCATCGGCAAGCCGGGTCCACTACCTGAGGGGGCAGACCGCGAAGGGAACTGGTGCCGGGGCTCAGAGGCCCAGATGCTGGATCAGGAACGCCGACCAGAGAGGGTCGACCTCCGATCGGTACTTGTTGTAGAGCCCCAGCGCGTGTGTGCCCTCGCCGTAGTAGTAGGCCGAACCCGCGTCCACGCCCGCAGCGAGAGCGAGGGCCTCGGTCTGCATGGTGCACTCGAAGGGCACGGCGGCATCGAACTCAGAGGCGAGGTGGTGGACCGGAGCATCCGACGAGTCAATGTCCTCTGGGAGGTACTGGCAACCCGATGCCGCCAGTGCGGCTGCGACCGACGAGTCAAAGGCGAGGTCGGTGCCCACCGTGCCGGGGTCATCGGAGCGCTGGGCGACATTCACCGCCGTGACCGCACCGGCGGACGTTCCACCGACCGCCACGCGGGTCGGGTCGGCCCGGAGCAACAGGGCGTTGGCGCGCACCCAGCGGATAGCGGCCTGCGCATCGTGCTGCGCAGCGATGATCGCCGCCGTGCAACGCGCCGTCTCCTGCTCGAGCTCCGTGGGGTCGGTGATCTCGCCGTCCTGCAACTCCTGACACCGGTTGCCCGGGTCCACCCGGTAGTTGATCGACAGAGTGACGTACCCGCGCTTGGCCCACGCCGCCGCAAGGGGCGAGAGGCTGGACTTGTCCCCGCCCTTGAATCCGCCCCCGTGGATCCACACGATCACGGGTCGCTCGGCCAGAGTGTCCAACACCGGCTCGGTCCAGTCGAGAACGAGGTCGACAGGCTGGCCCGACACCAGGTCAGGAGCGCTCGCGTACACGACGTCGTACGTGGTCCGGGTGCTCGCGAACACCTCCTCGGCATACCGCTCGGTGCCGAGCGGTGCCGGCGCCCGGTTCGTGCACGCTGTCGCCAGCAACGCCGTCACCACGAGAAGCAGTGGAGTCAATCTGCGCATCAGCCAATCTCCTGTCGCCTCAGGCCCGCGGGGCCCGCCATGCCGGTCCCTTCGCCCCGGACCGTTGGTGGAAGGGTAACTGCTGGTCCGCCGACGGTCACGGCCGACCCGTCAGGCGAGCACGCCCTGGCCGGCGAGATATTCGTGCACGAGGGGCACGACCGAGGCACCCTCGCCGGCAGCGGCAGCCACCCGCTTCATCGAGCCCGAACGCACGTCGCCAACCGCGAACACGCCGGGAACGGTGGTGGCGAGGTTCGGGGGCGGCGTGCTGTCGACCCACAGCTCCTGGGGCACATTGCTGCCCGTCAGAACGAAGCCACGGTCATCGACCGCCACCGCGGGCGGCAGCCACTCGGCGTGCGGAGTGGCGCCCAGCAGGAGGAACAGCCCGGCAGCGGGCCGCTCCCGGCGCTCGCCCGTGCCGACGTCCTCGGTCGTGATCGACTCGAGCCACACATCGCCGCCACCGCCCACAACCCTTGTCGAGCCCTCGACGGTGATCCGCGGCGTGTTCTCTGTCTCGGTGATCAGGTACTGAGACATCGTGTCGGACAGGTCCGCTCGGCGGATCAGGATCGTGACCGAGTGGGCGAAGCGCGCGATGTGGATTGCAGCCTGTCCGGCGGAGTTGCCACCTCCCACCACGAATGCGTCCTTGCCCTCGAGCTCGCGTGCGGCGGTGAGGGCAGCGCCGTAGTAGACGCCGCGGCCGAGCCGGTCCTCGACCGACTCCACACCGAGCTTGCGTTACTCGACGCCGGACGACACGACCACAGCCCTGGCACGCACGTCACCACAGGCGGTGCGCAGCAGATGGGGTTCCCCGTTGCCGGGCACCAGGTCCTCGACCTCCCAGCCGATGTAGAAACGCGTGCCGAACCGCTGGGCCTGGAACCGCGCCCGAAGGCCCAGGCGCTTGCCCGAGATCCCCTGGGGGAAACCCAGGTAGTTGCGGATCATCGAGCTCGTCGACGCCTGACCGCCGATCGCCCCCGACTCGAGCACCACGGTGCTGAGCCCCTCCGAGCTGCCGTAGACGGCGGCGGCCAGTCCTGCCGGGCCTGCTCCCACAACGGCGAGGTCGACAACACCGTCGAAGGACTTCTCGGACATCGAGGAGTAGATCGACGATGCCA contains:
- a CDS encoding alpha/beta hydrolase encodes the protein MRRLTPLLLVVTALLATACTNRAPAPLGTERYAEEVFASTRTTYDVVYASAPDLVSGQPVDLVLDWTEPVLDTLAERPVIVWIHGGGFKGGDKSSLSPLAAAWAKRGYVTLSINYRVDPGNRCQELQDGEITDPTELEQETARCTAAIIAAQHDAQAAIRWVRANALLLRADPTRVAVGGTSAGAVTAVNVAQRSDDPGTVGTDLAFDSSVAAALAASGCQYLPEDIDSSDAPVHHLASEFDAAVPFECTMQTEALALAAGVDAGSAYYYGEGTHALGLYNKYRSEVDPLWSAFLIQHLGL